A single region of the Armatimonadota bacterium genome encodes:
- the trpE gene encoding anthranilate synthase component I has protein sequence MFSPSREEFHRLAQQSNLIPVYREILADMETPVSAFRKIARGRYSFLLESVAGGERIARYSFLGTEPALVFRSKGREIRLIRDGTTDTDILPQGQDPLHRLQSLLSPYRIALPAELPRFVGGLVGYIAYDMVRFFERLPEETVDDLQVDDSCFLLADSLLIFDHVRHRIIALSNAHVQGDPDKAYDDACARVDEMIERLRAPLPPAPKTPTRQTPVVFTPNQTPEQYQQAVARTKEYITAGDGTQMVISQRWQAPIQAHPFDIYRALRSLNPSPYMFYLEMDDVVLAGASPEILVTVEKRIATTRPIAGTRPRGKTPEDDKRLAQELLADEKERAEHVMLVDLGRNDLGRVCAYGTVRVEELMTIEQYSHVIHIVSDVKGRLAPDKDAFDALRACFPAGTVSGAPKVRAMEIIEELEPTRRGIYAGAVGYFSFSGDMDTCIAIRTIVIKDGVAYIQAGAGIVADSVPEREHQECLNKARALMRAVEMAEAGLE, from the coding sequence ATGTTCTCTCCCTCGCGAGAGGAGTTCCATCGTCTGGCTCAGCAGAGCAACCTGATACCTGTGTACCGCGAGATACTGGCAGATATGGAGACGCCTGTGTCGGCGTTTCGCAAAATCGCGCGGGGGAGATACTCGTTTCTGCTGGAAAGCGTAGCAGGCGGTGAGCGCATCGCGCGCTACTCGTTTCTGGGCACAGAGCCTGCCCTGGTGTTCCGCAGTAAGGGACGGGAGATACGCCTCATTCGGGATGGAACCACAGACACCGACATACTGCCGCAGGGGCAGGACCCGCTACACCGCCTCCAAAGCCTGCTCAGCCCGTATCGCATCGCGTTGCCGGCGGAACTGCCTCGCTTTGTGGGCGGACTGGTGGGCTATATCGCTTATGACATGGTGCGCTTCTTCGAGCGGCTCCCTGAAGAGACGGTGGATGACCTGCAGGTAGACGACAGCTGCTTTTTGCTGGCGGATTCTCTGCTGATTTTCGACCACGTGCGTCATCGCATCATCGCGCTGAGCAACGCGCACGTACAGGGCGACCCGGATAAAGCGTACGACGATGCCTGCGCACGGGTGGACGAGATGATTGAAAGGCTTCGCGCCCCGCTACCGCCAGCACCGAAAACACCGACGAGGCAGACGCCCGTTGTTTTCACGCCGAACCAGACACCTGAGCAGTACCAACAAGCGGTTGCCCGTACCAAGGAGTACATCACGGCAGGCGACGGCACGCAGATGGTTATCTCTCAGCGATGGCAGGCTCCCATTCAGGCACACCCCTTCGATATCTACCGTGCCTTGCGCTCGCTAAACCCTTCGCCCTATATGTTCTATCTGGAAATGGACGACGTCGTGCTGGCGGGGGCTTCGCCGGAGATTCTGGTGACGGTGGAGAAGCGTATCGCGACCACCCGCCCCATCGCAGGCACGCGCCCGCGCGGCAAAACGCCCGAAGACGATAAACGGCTGGCGCAGGAGCTGCTGGCGGACGAAAAGGAACGCGCCGAGCATGTGATGCTGGTAGACCTCGGACGCAACGATTTAGGGCGGGTATGCGCCTACGGAACCGTGCGCGTGGAAGAGCTAATGACCATCGAGCAGTATTCGCATGTGATTCACATCGTCTCCGATGTGAAAGGCAGGCTCGCGCCGGACAAGGACGCTTTCGACGCCCTGCGTGCTTGCTTCCCGGCAGGCACGGTTTCGGGGGCGCCCAAAGTGCGTGCGATGGAGATTATCGAGGAGCTGGAACCCACACGGCGTGGCATCTACGCGGGCGCGGTAGGCTACTTTAGCTTTAGTGGTGACATGGATACTTGTATCGCCATTCGTACTATCGTGATCAAAGACGGAGTCGCCTACATTCAAGCAGGAGCAGGCATCGTGGCGGATTCGGTACCGGAGCGCGAACACCAGGAGTGTCTGAATAAAGCGCGCGCGCTGATGCGTGCGGTGGAGATGGCAGAAGCGGGTCTGGAGTGA
- the trpG gene encoding glutamine amidotransferase — protein MLLIIDNYDSFTYNLVQYFGELGADLRVYRNDAITLEEIERLQPERIVISPGPCTPKEAGISVPLIQRFAGKVPILGVCLGHQCIGAAFGGEIVRARQLMHGKTSAIYHDGRGVFRSLPNPFEATRYHSLVIARESLPSCLEISAETYDGEIMGVRHREFPIEGVQFHPESILTQPGKDLLRNFLNMRSG, from the coding sequence ATGCTACTGATTATCGACAACTACGATAGCTTCACCTATAATCTGGTGCAGTATTTCGGTGAGCTGGGAGCGGACTTGAGGGTCTACCGCAATGACGCTATCACGCTGGAAGAGATTGAGAGACTACAACCAGAGCGTATCGTCATTTCGCCGGGTCCCTGCACACCGAAAGAGGCAGGTATCTCCGTACCGCTTATCCAGCGTTTTGCAGGCAAAGTGCCTATTCTCGGTGTCTGCCTGGGGCATCAGTGTATCGGCGCGGCGTTCGGCGGGGAGATCGTGCGGGCGAGGCAGCTCATGCACGGCAAGACCTCTGCTATCTACCACGATGGGCGTGGGGTATTTCGTTCCCTGCCCAATCCCTTTGAAGCCACACGCTACCACTCGCTGGTGATTGCCCGAGAAAGCCTGCCGAGCTGCCTGGAAATCTCCGCGGAGACTTACGACGGAGAGATTATGGGTGTGCGACATCGGGAGTTCCCGATTGAAGGAGTGCAGTTTCATCCGGAATCTATCCTGACTCAGCCAGGCAAGGACCTGCTGCGCAATTTCCTGAACATGCGTTCGGGATAA
- a CDS encoding putative dipeptidase PepE, whose product MNADVLHRRLATMQQAMLREGVDCFVAAPSVNMQYLTGFVEPAHERFMALFVPAEGEPILIVPALSAESARQDAFGVGDIRVWEDHEGVEPVLREVAQQMDLATAIIAIDEELPALFLLKLQQILPTALYRPGTEIWAAARIRKDEDELWHISQASRYADNAFAAGLALCAPGNTEREVACAIQAEIEAQGAEMAFGLPIVAAGKHSAQPHYRTTNTVLHLGDVVVMDYGARLNGYNSDVTRTVCIGEATPEIQKVYKIVYDAHYAARAAVKPGVTAESVDAAARAVIEKAGYGEFFVHRTGHGIGLSVHEPPYIVKGNKQILEEGMCFSIEPGIYLPGRFGVRIENLVVVTADGCQSLNSEPTPHIREIG is encoded by the coding sequence ATGAACGCCGACGTTCTTCATCGTCGCCTTGCGACGATGCAACAGGCGATGCTACGCGAGGGGGTGGATTGCTTCGTTGCGGCGCCGTCAGTGAACATGCAGTATCTCACCGGTTTTGTGGAGCCAGCGCATGAGCGCTTCATGGCTTTGTTCGTGCCCGCCGAGGGCGAACCGATCCTGATCGTTCCCGCCCTGAGCGCAGAAAGCGCACGGCAAGACGCGTTCGGAGTAGGTGATATTCGTGTCTGGGAGGACCACGAGGGAGTGGAACCGGTGCTGCGTGAGGTGGCGCAGCAGATGGACCTTGCTACCGCGATTATCGCCATCGATGAGGAGCTGCCCGCACTCTTTCTGTTGAAGCTGCAGCAGATTCTGCCTACCGCGCTGTACCGTCCGGGTACGGAAATCTGGGCAGCGGCACGCATTCGTAAAGACGAAGACGAGCTGTGGCACATCTCGCAAGCTTCGCGTTATGCTGACAACGCCTTCGCAGCGGGGCTGGCGCTGTGCGCCCCGGGCAATACCGAACGGGAGGTCGCTTGCGCGATACAGGCGGAGATCGAGGCACAGGGCGCAGAAATGGCTTTCGGTCTGCCTATTGTGGCAGCGGGAAAACACAGTGCGCAGCCGCACTACCGCACCACCAACACGGTACTGCACCTGGGCGACGTGGTCGTCATGGACTATGGAGCACGTCTCAATGGCTATAACTCCGATGTGACGCGCACAGTGTGTATCGGCGAGGCGACTCCCGAGATACAAAAGGTATATAAGATTGTCTATGATGCCCATTACGCCGCACGCGCTGCTGTCAAACCGGGCGTGACTGCGGAGTCGGTAGATGCAGCAGCTCGCGCAGTGATAGAGAAAGCGGGCTACGGTGAGTTCTTCGTGCACCGCACAGGGCACGGCATTGGGCTGTCTGTGCACGAGCCCCCTTACATCGTCAAAGGGAACAAGCAGATACTGGAAGAAGGGATGTGCTTCAGCATTGAGCCGGGTATCTATCTGCCCGGACGCTTCGGGGTGCGCATCGAGAACCTCGTGGTCGTCACCGCCGACGGATGCCAATCCCTGAACTCGGAACCCACACCACACATTCGGGAGATAGGATAA